A single window of Ctenopharyngodon idella isolate HZGC_01 chromosome 24, HZGC01, whole genome shotgun sequence DNA harbors:
- the si:dkey-42p14.3 gene encoding EF-hand calcium-binding domain-containing protein 10 isoform X1, with protein sequence MFGSEQHEATAINLQTDSEPKMSSQREYEAAEYLEKHKIIELMDNLTSMLFFYRPDRLKDFLIDQLEKLKLSKARLGITPCLFNDSNLDALFGVLDPSNQGFITCGQYKEALKTLGIKNFNEFPDGASDDRISQETFIREATEGLVRSAATFQL encoded by the exons atgttTGGAAgcgaacagcatgagg CAACAGCGATAAACTTGCAGACAGACAGTGAGCCCAAGATGTCATCGCAGCGGGAGTACGAGGCGGCAGAATACCTCGAGAAACACAAAATTATTGAGCTGATGGATAATTTAACTAGTATGCTCTTCTTCTACAGACCAG ATCGCCTAAAGGATTTTCTGATCGACCAACTTGAAAAGCTCAAGCTTTCCAAAGCTCGTCTAGGAATCACTCCGTGCCTCTTTAACGACTCCAACTTAGATGCGCTGTTTGGAGTCTTGGATCCTTCCAATCAAGGCTTTATCACTTGTGGTCAATACAAAGAAG CACTGAAGACACTTGGCATCAAGAATTTCAATGAGTTCCCGGATGGAGCCAGTGATGACAGGATATCACAAGAGACGTTCATAAGAGAGGC GACAGAAGGGCTTGTCAGAAGTGCAGCAACATTCCAGCTATAG
- the si:dkey-42p14.3 gene encoding EF-hand calcium-binding domain-containing protein 10 isoform X2, translating to MRGITATAINLQTDSEPKMSSQREYEAAEYLEKHKIIELMDNLTSMLFFYRPDRLKDFLIDQLEKLKLSKARLGITPCLFNDSNLDALFGVLDPSNQGFITCGQYKEALKTLGIKNFNEFPDGASDDRISQETFIREATEGLVRSAATFQL from the exons ATGCGCGGTATCACAGCAACAGCGATAAACTTGCAGACAGACAGTGAGCCCAAGATGTCATCGCAGCGGGAGTACGAGGCGGCAGAATACCTCGAGAAACACAAAATTATTGAGCTGATGGATAATTTAACTAGTATGCTCTTCTTCTACAGACCAG ATCGCCTAAAGGATTTTCTGATCGACCAACTTGAAAAGCTCAAGCTTTCCAAAGCTCGTCTAGGAATCACTCCGTGCCTCTTTAACGACTCCAACTTAGATGCGCTGTTTGGAGTCTTGGATCCTTCCAATCAAGGCTTTATCACTTGTGGTCAATACAAAGAAG CACTGAAGACACTTGGCATCAAGAATTTCAATGAGTTCCCGGATGGAGCCAGTGATGACAGGATATCACAAGAGACGTTCATAAGAGAGGC GACAGAAGGGCTTGTCAGAAGTGCAGCAACATTCCAGCTATAG
- the dldh gene encoding dihydrolipoyl dehydrogenase, mitochondrial translates to MQTWNHLYRTLATRGQHLPCKLHGATVLSARTYADKAAIDADVTVVGSGPGGYVAAIKAAQLGFKTVCVEKNATLGGTCLNVGCIPSKALLNNSYLYHLAHGNDFESRGIEIQGLTLNLEKMMAQKSGAVKALTGGIAHLFKQNKVTHVNGFGMITGKNQVTAKTADGEQVINTKNILIATGSEVTPFPGIEIDEDSVVSSTGALSLKKVPEELIVIGAGVIGVELGSVWQRLGAKVTAVEFLGHVGGMGIDMEISKNFQRILQKQGLKFKLSTKVMGATKRPDGKIDVAVEAAAGGKNETLTCDVLLVCIGRRPFTGNLGLETVGIELDNRGRIPVNGRFQTKVPSIYAIGDVVAGPMLAHKAEDEGIICVEGMAGGAVHIDYNCVPSVIYTHPEVAWVGKTEEQLKEEGVPYKVGKFPFAANSRAKTNADTDGLVKILSHKDTDRMLGAHILGSGAGEMINEAALAMEYGASCEDIARVCHAHPTVSEAFREANLAASFGKAINF, encoded by the exons ATGCAGACCTGGAACCATCTATACCGCACACTCGCCACG CGAGGTCAGCACCTTCCCTGCAAGCTGCATGGAGCCACAGTCTTGTCTGCGAGAACATATGCTGACAAAGCAGCAA TTGATGCTGATGTCACAGTTGTGGGCTCTGGGCCTGGAGGATACGTCGCCGCCATCAAAGCAGCTCAGCTTGGATTTAAG ACAGTATGTGTGGAAAAGAACGCGACCCTCGGAGGGACGTGCTTGAATGTGGGCTGCATTCCGTCAAAG GCTCTGCTGAACAACTCGTACCTGTATCACTTGGCACATGGGAACGATTTCGAAAGCAGAGGCATTGAAA TTCAGGGGCTCACATTGAACCTGGAAAAGATGATGGCGCAGAAGAGCGGGGCTGTCAAAGCTCTGACAGGAGGAATCGCACACTTATTCAAACAGAACaaa GTAACTCACGTCAACGGTTTCGGAATGATAACTGGCAAGAATCAAGTGACCGCAAAGACTGCTGATGGAGAACAAGTCATAAACACCAAGAACATCCTCATCGCTACTGGATCAGAGGTCACCCCCTTCCCAGGCATTGAG ATTGATGAAGACAGTGTTGTCTCGTCCACTGGCGCTTTGTCCCTCAAAAAAGTTCCAGAGGAGCTCATTGTGATTGGAGCAGGAGTCATTGGCGTGGAGTTG GGGTCCGTTTGGCAGAGGCTTGGTGCCAAGGTTACAGCAGTGGAGTTCCTCGGCCACGTCGGTGGAATGGGCATCGACATGGAGATCTCCAAGAACTTCCAGAGAATTCTCCAGAAGCAGGGgttgaagttcaaactgagcacaAAGGTCATGGGCGCCACCAAGAGACCTGACGGCAAGATTGATGTGGC TGTGGAAGCTGCAGCTGGTGGCAAAAACGAGACGCTCACCTGTGATGTTCTGCTGGTGTGCATTGGCCGTCGTCCCTTCACCGGTAACCTCGGTCTTGAGACTGTCGGTATTGAACTGGATAACCGCGGGAGAATCCCTGTCAACGGCCGTTTCCAGACCAAAGTGCCCAG TATCTATGCCATTGGAGATGTTGTAGCTGGACCCATGTTGGCCCATAAAGCCGAGGATGAGGGTATTATTTGTGTCGAGGGAATGGCAGGAGGAGCCGTCCATATCGATTACAACTGTGTTCCCTCCGTTATATACACACACCCTGAGGTCGCCTGGGTCGGCAAGACCGAGGAACAGCTCAAAGAGGAA GGTGTGCCATATAAAGTGGGCAAATTTCCCTTCGCGGCCAACAGCAGAGCCAAGACGAATGCTGATACAGATGGACTGGTAAAGATCCTCAGCCACAAGGACACAGATAGGATGTTGGGAGCACACATTCTGGGATCG gGGGCAGGGGAGATGATTAATGAGGCTGCATTAGCTATGGAATATGGAGCATCATGTGAGGATATTGCAAGAGTGTGTCACGCCCACCCT ACTGTATCAGAGGCCTTCAGAGAAGCCAACCTTGCTGCTTCATTTGGAAAAGCTATAAACTTCTAG